CAATGTACTCGGCGATCGTGGTCGGGTGCCGCTTCGCCATGAGATCGACTCAGTCCTTCGCCGAGGCGACGTTGAAGGCCACCGCAGCGCGGATGAGCGCGGTGAACGCCTTGGCGTTCACCGCCTCGCCTTCGTGAATGTCGATCGCGCGGCGCACGTTCCCGTCGAGGCTCGAGTTGAAGAGGCCGCTCGGATCCTTGAGCGATGCCCCCTTCGCGAAGGTCAGCTTGACGGCCTTCTTGTAGCTCTCGCCGGTGCAGATCAGGCCAGTGTGCGACCAGACCGGCCCGCCCCACTTCCACTCCTCGATGATGTCCGGATCGGCGGCAAGGATCAGCGCGCGAACCTTCGCGAGGGTCTCGCCCCGCCAGTCACCGAGTTCGGCAATCCGTCCGTCGATCAGCGCGGACGGTGA
Above is a genomic segment from Gemmatimonadota bacterium containing:
- a CDS encoding DUF1801 domain-containing protein, whose translation is MKKGASSSTGSPSALIDGRIAELGDWRGETLAKVRALILAADPDIIEEWKWGGPVWSHTGLICTGESYKKAVKLTFAKGASLKDPSGLFNSSLDGNVRRAIDIHEGEAVNAKAFTALIRAAVAFNVASAKD